The nucleotide window CCCGATGTAGCCCCACCCAAAATCAGCAGGTGCTCGGGTAGCTCCTGCAGGTCCAGCAGCTCGGTGGTGGTCAGGTACGGCACGTCGCTCAGGCCCGGCAGCTCGGGCAGGGCCGCCCGGGTGCCGGTGTTGATAAAGATGAGCGGCGCTTTGATTTCCTGAGCGGTTTTGTCGGCTAGCTGCACCTGCAGGGTGCGGGGGCGCTGAAAGCTGCATGGCCGTGCAGCACCGTAATGCCTTGGTGTTCTTCCGTCAGGTTGGCCCGCACCCCTTTGCGGGAGCGTTGAACAATGGCATCCTTGCGTGCTATAACGGCTGGAAAGTCTACCTCGGGCTCGGTGCTGCGAATACCGTATTCGTCGGCAGTACGCAGCTGATGAGCCCGCTCGGCCGCCGCCAGCAGAGCCTTGGTGGGCGAGCAGCCGTAGTTGATGCAGGAGCCGCCCAGATGATTTTCCTCAATCAAAGCCACGGTGCGGCCGGCTTCGGCGAAGGCTGTTGCCAGTGGGTTGCCGGCCTGGCCCGAGCCGATAATTACAACATCGTACGAAGTAGGCATAAAAAGCAGAAATTGGCAGAACAAACGAGGCCCGCACGCGGCCGTCCCGCGCCCTGTTGAGCTTAAGTATTAAACTCTATACGCGGGCCTGCTGGAGTAGCCGCCCCGGGCGCCGGGGTTTTTGTGTTTTCTTCGACTATTCTGCCTTTCTTGCGGCTATGACGGTTTTGTTGCGGCTCCGGCTGCTGAGTATTTTGGTAGGATTGAGCGGTTGCTCGTCGTTGTATTTCCCGCCCCCGCCCCAGGCGCCGCTGCTCACCCAGAAAGGCGAGTTCAGCGGGGGCATTCACACCAATTTCAGCCAGAATACCGCCCTGCAGGGTGCTTACGCCCTCGGCGACCATATCGGGGTGCAGGGCAGCGCCTCCTTTCTCCGCTCCGACAAAAAGCAGTCATTCTTCGGTAGCAAAAACAACCGCAAATACGAGGAGCACGACTTCGGCGAGCTGGGCCTGGGCTACTTCACCCGCATGCGCGACGAGCGGGTTCTGGAATTTTACGGGGGCTACGGCTTTGGGCACGGTAAGCGCACCGAGCGCAGTGAGGGCGTCACTCAGACCTTCGACGGCGACCTGTCGAAGTACTATCTGCAGGCCAATTTCAGCAAGAAGGAAAGCAAGACCTGGCACTTTTTCGACCGGGACTGGCCCGTGTCGTACGGCATGGCGCTGCGGGCCAGCTACGTGCAGCTGCACGATTTTACCATCGACGGCAAGCCCCAGCCGATGGAGGACAACGTGTTTCTGGAACCCATCAGCTTTACCCGAATCAGCGTGCTGGGCCCTATTCAATTTCAAATGATCAGCGGCAGCAACTTCGGGCTACGTCACCGGCGGTACCTGAAGGCGGCCAACTCCGTGTTTCAGCTCGGTATCATCGTGAACCTGGGCGGGCAGGAGGGAAGACGGTAGGACTTGCCGCAAAAAAGCCCCGGCCTGCAGGTTGGGGCTTTTTTGCGGCAAATAGCAGAGGAGAAAGTTACTGGGTAGCCGGGAGCTGAATCCCGCTAGCTGCCATTTTCTGACTAAGCAACGCATTGATGTGCACGGTGCAGTAGGAGCGGGCCGGAAACAGGCCCATGCGTGCCCAGGCGCGTTGCACACCGTGGTTTTGCACCTGAGTAGTGGCTCTAACCCGTCGCAGACCCTGATCCTGCATGTACTGCTTGGTATAGTTGAGCAGGTCGACGTACAGGTTCTTGGCCGGGATATTAGGACGGGCCCCAAAGATAATTCCCTCGCCATACGTCTCATGCACCTCGTTGGTAGCATACGCCACAGCTTGTCCGTCGAGGTAAAATATAAAGCAAACCCGCTTGTCGCCGGGCTCTAGGGCGCTGAGGGCCCACTCTTTATACCCGGCCAGCACCAGTTCGGGGTCAAACAGGGGGTTGCTGTTGTAATGGGTACGGTAATCTTTAAAGCTAAGGTCAACTAGTTCCTCTAGTACGGCTCTGTCTGCCATAGTCCCGTGGTGCACCTCCAGGCGCGTGTTGCGCAGGGGAGCAGCGGGATACTCGCGCAAGTCACCATCAAACGAGACGAGGGTATCGGCTACTATAGTTGGAAACGGAAGCAGGTTTAGCTGGGATAATTGATGTTGCTGGCTGGTAGGCAGGCGCAGAATGGCCACATCGGCCCGCTCATCCACAATAGTGCGGAGCAACTCATACGGCTCAATTTTGGAAAAAGAGCCGCGCAAAATGCGCATTCCGAAGCGCGCACTTTCTAAAGGACTGTACTGTAATGACATAAGCGGAGAGAGGAGAGTAATGTACTTAGCGGAGTAAAATGGTGAGCCCCACTACAATTCTTTGCAATTTACAATACTGTTCAGGTATAGATGCAATAAGAAGGCTGTTTACCTAACTTTTATTTGCAGCGTTTTCAGGAAATCTCCGCCGCCGTGCCTACTTCCTCGCGCACCACGTAAAGCGGCCGGTTTTTGACTCCCTCGAACGTGCGGCCCACGTAAAGCCCCACCAAGCCCAGTCCTGCCAGCATGAGGCCTCCCAGCAGCCACAAACTCAGCAGCACGGCCACCACCCAGGATCTGGTACCCCAGCCGGCCGACCACCGCCAAGTGGTTAGTACCACTCCTCCCAGCAGGGTTGTAACCACGATGCCCGTGCCCAACTTGACGAGCAGGCGCAGAGGTTTGTCGCTGTAAGCCAGGATTATATTAAATGCCATCCGAACAAGCTGGCTGAACCGGTAGCTGCTCTTGCCATGGGTGCGGGCGGCGTGCTGCACGTCGAGGGCGCCTTGCCGAAACCCCAGCCAGCGCACCTGTAGCGGGAAAGCGCGCGTGGGCTCCCGCAGTAGCCGCAGCCCCGCCACCACTCGCTGATGAAAAATGCCGAAGTTGCCCGTCGCCGGGTCCTGGCGCGGCCCTCCGAGCCAGCCCAGCACCCGGTGAAATGCTTGGCCGCCCCACTGCTTGGTAGCCGTATCCTGCCGGTCGGCCCGGCGCCCAAATACAACATCCAGACCTTGGCTTCGGGCGTACTCGTACAGGTTGGGAATTTCCTCAGGCATGTCCTGCAGGTCGCAGTCCATCACCACCACCCACTCGCCCGAAGCCCGGTCGAGGCCGGCGGTAATGGCCGCGTGCTGCCCAAAGTTGCGGCTCAGACTAAGGCCCAGCACGCATGGGTCGTGGGCCGCCAGCCCCTCGACCAGGCTCCAGCTATTATCCGGGCTGTGGTCGTTTACCAGAATAATTTGGTAGTCAGCCGTGAAGCTCGTTAAGGCCGTAGTCAGGCGGCGGTGAAGCTCTGGTAGGCACTCGGCACAGCCATACACTGGAATAACAACCGAAATGGAAGGCCGAGCAGGGGCTGGTGCAGCAATCATGGCTGAAGGGAGGCTAGTTTCAGCGAAAAAGGCCCCGGCAACAACCGGGGCCTTTTTCGCTGAAAACCGCAAAGGGTTTAAAAATCTACTTGTTGCCTAGTACGCGCAGCATCGTGTCGCCAATCTCGGCGGGTGAGTCCACTACGTGGATGCCGCACTCGCGCATGATGGCCATTTTGGCAGCAGCCGTGTCATCGGCACCACCTACGATAGCACCAGCGTGGCCCATGCGGCGGCCGGGAGGAGCCGTCTGGCCGGCGATGAAGCCAACGACGGGCTTCTTGTTGCCGGTTTCCTTGATCCAGCGGGCAGCCTCAGCTTCCATACCACCACCGATTTCGCCGATCATCACGATGCCCTCGGTCTCGGGGTCGTTCATGAGCAGTTCTACGGCTTCCTTGGTGGTCGTGCCGATGATGGGGTCACCACCGATGCCGATGGCCGTGGTCTGGCCCAGGCCGGCCTTGGTCAGCTGGTCTACCGCTTCGTAGGTCAGCGTGCCCGACTTGGAAACGATACCGACGCGGCCTTTCTGGAAGATAAAGCCGGGCATGATACCCACTTTGCACTCGCCGGCGGTCATGACGCCGGGGCAGTTGGGCCCGATCATGCGCAGGCCCTCGCGGCCTTTCAGGTACTCCTTCACCGCAATCATGTCCTTGGTCGGAATGCCTTCGGTGATGGTTACGATAACCTTGATGCCGGCATCAGCGGCTTCCATGATGGCGTCGGCGGCGAAAGCCGGGGGCACAAAGATGATGCTGGTGTCGGCACCGGCTTTCTCAACGGCTTCAGCCACGGTGTTGAACACGGGACGGTCGAGGTGGGTGCTGCCGCCTTTGCCGGGCGTTACGCCGCCAACCACGTTGGTGCCGTACTCAATCATCTGCTGGGCGTGAAACGAGCCTTCGGAGCCCGTAAAACCCTGCACAATCACTTTGGAATCCTTGTTGACCAGAACGCTCATTCGGAGAAGTGTTAAAGGCTACTATCAATTTGGGGTGGGAGCCAGCGGCCTGCTGGCTACCGGTGTGCAAAAGTAGCCTTTTTTGGGGGTGCAGCAAGCCGCCCGCGCAATCGGTTGTCAGTCAGAAAGCAGGAAGCTAGTCAGGATATCATTCCGGCGACCAAACGCAGTAGGCCAAGAAGGCATTGATCGAGTTTTTGGGCTCGACTAGAACCAGTCCAGTCTACGAAGTTGTTGCCGGTGCCTAGAGCTGCGCCGGCCGCCGCAGCCGGCCTGTTCGGAAAAGCAGAACGGGGCTTAGGGCTCCGCCGGCAAATCCGTACCTTTGCGGTCCTCTCACTCAAAAAAACACCGCTTACCTCTCTCGCAATGTATTTGAATCATATCGTTGAGGCCATCGGCAACACGCCTCTGGTGAAGCTCAACAAAGTCGCCGACGGCATCAAGGGTACGGTCCTGGCGAAGGTAGAATATTTCAATCCCGGCAACTCGGTAAAGGACCGGATGGCCATGAAAATGATTGAGGACGCCGAAAAAGCCGGTATTCTCAAGCCCGGCGGCACCATCATCGAGGGCACCAGCGGCAACACCGGCATGGGCCTGGCCCTGGGTGCTATTGCCAAAGGCTACAAGTGCATCTTCGTGATGAGCGACAAGCAAAGCAAGGAGAAGCAGGACATTCTGCGGGCCGTCGGCGCCGAAGTAGTGGTTTGCCCCGTCGACGTAGCGCCTGAAGACCCCCGCTCGTACTACTCGGTAGCCAAGCGCCTGAGCCAGGAAACGCCTAACTCGTTTTATCCCAACCAGTACGACAATATGTCGAACACGGCGGCGCACTACGAAAGCACCGGTCCCGAAATCTGGAAGCAAACCGAAGGCACCATCACACACCTGGCCTGCGGCGTGGGAACGGGCGGTACCATCTGCGGCACGGCCAAGTACATCAAGGAGCAAAAGCCCGAGCTGGTAACCGTGGGCCTGGACACCTACGGCTCCGTATTCAAGAAGTACAAGGAGACCGGGATTTTCGACGAAAACGAAATCTACCCTTATAAGACCGAGGGCATTGGGGAAGATATTCTTCCCAAAAATGTTAACTTTGACCTGATTGACTTGTTTATCAAAGTCACCGACCAGGACGCAGCCGTGATGACTCGGCGGCTGGCCAAGGAAGAAGGCCTGTTTGTGGGCTGGTCATGTGGCTCGGCGGTGCACGGCGCGCTTGAGTACGCCAAAGAGCATTTGAAAGAGGAGGACGTGATGGTCATCATTCTACCTGACCATGGCACGCGTTACCTCGGCAAAATCTACAACGACGACTGGATGCGCGAGCAAGGCTGGTTGTAACAGAATCCCCCTGTTTGCGTTAGGCAGGGCTTACGCTTTCAACGGACAATCATATGCCTAAGAAACTGCGCAATGTGGTGCTGGTCGATGACAACGAAACGACTAGCTTCCTCAATAACCGTCTGCTCAGCCGCCTCGACGTGGCCGATAAGGTCTATACCTTTTCCCGCGCCGAGCAGGCCTACGACTTTCTCTGGGGCAATGGCACGGACCGGACCAGCTCAATGGAGCCCGACGCTCCGCAGCTGGTATTCGTGGACCTGAAGATGCCCGGTATGGACGGCTTCGAGTTCCTGGAACAGTACAGCCAGCTACCCGACGACATCAAGGAAAAGACGGTAATGGCCGTGCTGACGACTTCCATGCACTCGGCCGATACGGCCCGGGTGGCCAAGTACGAAGGCGTAGAATACCTAGCCAAGCCCCTGACCGAAGAAAAGATGCGGAAGCTGCTCGACAAGCGCTTCGTAACGAACTAAGCTCAACAACTGAATTAGATAAAAGGCCGCTGCAAGTTCTTGCAGCGGCCTTTTTATGTTCGGCTCGAATCGAGCAGTTTTATACCACAGCCTCCACAAAGCGGAATGCCTCGCCGTCGAACAGGCCTTTGTCGCTGAGCTTGAGGCTGGGAATTACTAGCAGGGCCATGAACGACAGGGTCATAAACGGGGCTCCCAGCGGGCTACCCAGGCGCTTCGACAAGGCATCAACGGCAGCATAAGCTTCGGCTACGTGGTAGCCCGGCTGGTCCGACATGAGGCCGGCGACGGGCAAAGGCAGCAGAATTTCCTCCCCATTGGGACCCACGGCGGCCAGGCCGCCCTTGGCTTCCATCACCAAGGTCACGGCCCGGGCCAGGCTTTCATCGTCGCAGCCCACGGCGGTGATGTTGTGAGAGTCGTGGCCCACGCTGGAGGCCAGAGCGCCCTGCTTTAGCCCAAAGCCCGTGATGAACGACACGGCCGGCGCGGCGGGCTGGTAGCGGTTCACCACGGTCAGCTTCAGAATATCATTAGTCACATCAGGCACCACCAAGCCGTTTTCAACCTTGGCCGCTACGTCGTGGCGGGCCGTGATGAGCTGCCCGTCGAAGCACTCAATAACGCGCACCGTGGCCGCGGGAGCCGGGGCGGGCAGCGCAAAATCCCGGGCTGTGACGGGCTGGGCGTGGAAATTGTTGACGACGGCCACGGGCACGGAGGCAATGCGGGTTTCGCCGTTTTCGGCTACCAGAACGCCATCCAGGTAAGTCTGGCGTACCAGGAAGTCCTGCAGGTTGTCTACCACGATGAAGTCGGCCGGGTCGCCTTCCCGCAGCAAGCCAACGGGCAGCTTATAGTGCAACACCGGGTTGAGGCAGGCCACGCGCAATACCTTCAGGACATCTTGCCCGCGGGCCACAGCGCGCTGCACCAGCTGGTTGATGTGGCCCAGCACCAGCGTATCGGGGTGCTTGTCGTCGGAACAGAACATCATGTGCTCGTAGTGTTCGGGCAGCAGGTCAATCAGGGCCTCGAAGTTGCGGGCCGCCGAGCCTTCCCGAATCAGGATTTTCATGCCTACGGCCAGCTTATCCAGGGCTTCTTCGGCCGTAAAGCACTCATGGTCGGTGCTGATACCGGCTTCGGCGTAGCGGCGGGCATCGTCGCCGCGCAGGCCGGGGGCGTGGCCATCCACGGGGCGGCTGTAGCGTTGGGCCAGGGCAATTTTCTGCATCACGTCGGCGTCGCGGTGCAGCACGCCGGGCCAGTTCATCATTTCCGCCAGGTAGCCGATTTCCGGGTTCTGAAACAGCTGCTCAATGTCGGCAGCCGTTATTTCGGCCCCGGCCGTTTCAAACGGCGTAGCCGGTACGCACGAGGGCGCGCCAAAGCAGAACTTGAACGGCACCGCCCGGCCACTTTCCAGCATGTATTCCACGCCGGCCACGCCCAGCACGTTCCCGATTTCGTGGGGTCGGACACCGTAGCCACCGTGCCGTGCGTCACGGCCAGGCGGGCAAACTCGGCCGGCACCAGCAGGGAACTTTCTACATGCACGTGCGCGTCCACAAACCCGGGTAGGGCATAAGGCAGCGTGGCATCGGGTGCCGCGGCCGAATCCAGGGCTATGGCCTGAACCTTGCCCCCACTCACGTGAATAGTACCGGGAAGTATGGTGTTCGAAAACAGATTGATAACGTTGGCGCGCAGGCTGAAATCGGCGGGCATAGGGCAGCAGGAAAGAAGGGGGAAAGTTGAGCTTGAGCAAAGGCGAACGGGTAAAGAACCGTATATTTGCCGAAAATCCGTGCCGGTGAGAAAGATTGTGACTTTGCTGTTGGCCGCCTTGATAGCAGGTTCGGGCCTTACCCTGACGAGCTGTGCCCAGCGCACCGTTCAGCAGAAAAAAACAGCTTCCTTTAAGCGCAAAGCCAAATTCGGCAAAGTCCCTTGTCCCTGCGATAGTCACTAATCCGGTTAAAATACTTGGCCGGACCGCCTCCCCGTGCCCGTTTGATCTGAACCCGCGTCCTCCCTTTGTGAACTACTTCCGCGCCCTTGTGCCTGTGCCCCCCAACTATCTGCTGGCCGCTGTGCTGGTGGTGGCCGGGCACTTCGTCGGGCTGGGGCAGCGGCGGCCACACGCGGCATTTATTCCGCCCACGTCTTACGACGAGCGCACCCGCAACCCCACGCTGCGCTACGAGCCCGGTGGCCGGCCCGGCACGTTCCGCGGCCTCGACGGCGCCTGGCACCCGGTGCAGATTGCCGACTGGCTGCCCGACCGGGTGTATCTGAACGAGAGCGGCAATTATTACCGGGCCTACTCACCCGAGGAAATGACGGCCTTTGTGCTCAGCGATTCGGACACGGTAATCACGGTAGCGGGCGTGGCTCCTGGCAAGCTGGGCGTGCTGCCCGTAGCCTTCGGGCGGCAGATGTTCCGCGGTGCCGGCATGCAGTTGGTCGACGTTTCTGAGCCGGTGACTTCCCTTATCAGCGTGTTTATGCGGCCGCATAAGCTGCTGCTGCGCAAAAATGCCGGCGACTGGGTGTTGCTGCCTAAGCAAAAGGCCATACTGCAGCCCTTGCTGTTGGTAATGCTGGCTGATGCTCCGCCTTTGGTAGCCCAGGTGCAAGCCAAGCGCGTAGGGCGTTGGCAGGTAGAGCGCCTGCTGCGGCAGTACGCCGATTTTCGAACTACGCAATTTTTGCAAACGGCTGCTCAGCCGCGTCCTTAGCCTGTAGCCTATGTCTTCTGAAAATCCTTTGATTGCCCTGCGCAAAGCCGCGGAAGCCGTGCGCCAGCAGCTT belongs to Hymenobacter cellulosilyticus and includes:
- a CDS encoding glycosyltransferase family 2 protein, which codes for MIAAPAPARPSISVVIPVYGCAECLPELHRRLTTALTSFTADYQIILVNDHSPDNSWSLVEGLAAHDPCVLGLSLSRNFGQHAAITAGLDRASGEWVVVMDCDLQDMPEEIPNLYEYARSQGLDVVFGRRADRQDTATKQWGGQAFHRVLGWLGGPRQDPATGNFGIFHQRVVAGLRLLREPTRAFPLQVRWLGFRQGALDVQHAARTHGKSSYRFSQLVRMAFNIILAYSDKPLRLLVKLGTGIVVTTLLGGVVLTTWRWSAGWGTRSWVVAVLLSLWLLGGLMLAGLGLVGLYVGRTFEGVKNRPLYVVREEVGTAAEIS
- the sucD gene encoding succinate--CoA ligase subunit alpha — encoded protein: MSVLVNKDSKVIVQGFTGSEGSFHAQQMIEYGTNVVGGVTPGKGGSTHLDRPVFNTVAEAVEKAGADTSIIFVPPAFAADAIMEAADAGIKVIVTITEGIPTKDMIAVKEYLKGREGLRMIGPNCPGVMTAGECKVGIMPGFIFQKGRVGIVSKSGTLTYEAVDQLTKAGLGQTTAIGIGGDPIIGTTTKEAVELLMNDPETEGIVMIGEIGGGMEAEAARWIKETGNKKPVVGFIAGQTAPPGRRMGHAGAIVGGADDTAAAKMAIMRECGIHVVDSPAEIGDTMLRVLGNK
- a CDS encoding FAD-dependent oxidoreductase, giving the protein MPTSYDVVIIGSGQAGNPLATAFAEAGRTVALIEENHLGGSCINYGCSPTKALLAAAERAHQLRTADEYGIRSTEPEVDFPAVIARKDAIVQRSRKGVRANLTEEHQGITVLHGHAAFSAPAPCRCS
- a CDS encoding GNAT family N-acetyltransferase, producing MRILRGSFSKIEPYELLRTIVDERADVAILRLPTSQQHQLSQLNLLPFPTIVADTLVSFDGDLREYPAAPLRNTRLEVHHGTMADRAVLEELVDLSFKDYRTHYNSNPLFDPELVLAGYKEWALSALEPGDKRVCFIFYLDGQAVAYATNEVHETYGEGIIFGARPNIPAKNLYVDLLNYTKQYMQDQGLRRVRATTQVQNHGVQRAWARMGLFPARSYCTVHINALLSQKMAASGIQLPATQ
- a CDS encoding response regulator, with the protein product MPKKLRNVVLVDDNETTSFLNNRLLSRLDVADKVYTFSRAEQAYDFLWGNGTDRTSSMEPDAPQLVFVDLKMPGMDGFEFLEQYSQLPDDIKEKTVMAVLTTSMHSADTARVAKYEGVEYLAKPLTEEKMRKLLDKRFVTN